A window of Tautonia plasticadhaerens contains these coding sequences:
- a CDS encoding NADH-quinone oxidoreductase subunit N has protein sequence MTPDQLETLSRTLLILLPEIVISLSATAIMVAGPFFRQGRSLWAGVSGLALLASLVTLFAISGADTETFAYGSVALNDSLSFYARFAFLVTGLILLGLGHNQVADDRAPEFFGALLFVIAGSMIVSTANELIFLFVGLELVSIPTYLLLYLPRRDRQTQEAVTKYFFLSVFSSALLLFGFAYLYGLTGVSNLKALAFLMNRGGGVIDSGNVAFGLIAVVFITAGLGFRVAAVPFHFYAPDVYQGAPTVVTALLAWIPKGIGFVAMIRALTTVISVGDPILVERAILLAWVIAAVTLVLGNTVALVQTNLKRLFAYSSIAHAGYLMIGVATAFARVEDPSAIGPYSGTEGILFYLAAYALMTLGAFGVILYLDSVGERAETIDDLSGLSRTRPLLSLAMALCLFSLAGVPPLAGFWGKFTIFTAAWSAEPVAGIPSLRALAVIGVINAAIGAFYYLRIVAAIYYGTPAESTSTGRDRAPWPTALAVGVCAVLSLVFGLIPGPIQSASRSSAVASIRLPQPAVDAEEESVALVDPAD, from the coding sequence ATGACTCCCGACCAATTGGAAACGCTCTCCCGCACGCTGCTCATCTTGTTGCCGGAGATCGTAATCTCCCTCTCCGCCACGGCGATCATGGTCGCCGGCCCATTCTTCCGCCAGGGCCGGTCGCTCTGGGCGGGCGTGTCCGGGCTGGCGCTCCTCGCCTCTCTGGTCACCCTGTTCGCGATCTCCGGGGCCGACACCGAAACGTTCGCTTACGGCTCGGTCGCGCTGAATGACTCCCTGTCGTTCTATGCCCGGTTCGCGTTCCTGGTGACGGGCCTGATCCTCTTGGGGCTCGGGCACAATCAAGTCGCCGACGACCGTGCCCCGGAGTTCTTCGGCGCGCTCTTGTTCGTGATCGCGGGGTCGATGATCGTCAGCACGGCCAACGAACTGATCTTCCTGTTCGTCGGCCTGGAACTGGTGAGCATCCCCACGTACCTGTTGCTCTATCTCCCCAGACGAGACCGGCAGACCCAGGAGGCGGTGACCAAGTACTTCTTCCTGAGCGTCTTCTCCTCGGCATTGCTCCTGTTCGGGTTCGCCTATCTTTACGGCCTGACGGGGGTGTCGAATCTCAAGGCGCTGGCATTCCTCATGAACCGGGGAGGTGGGGTGATCGACTCGGGGAACGTCGCCTTCGGGCTGATCGCCGTGGTCTTCATCACGGCGGGGCTCGGGTTCAGGGTGGCTGCGGTCCCCTTCCACTTCTATGCCCCGGATGTCTACCAGGGCGCCCCGACCGTCGTCACGGCCCTGCTCGCCTGGATCCCCAAGGGGATCGGGTTCGTGGCGATGATCCGGGCATTGACCACCGTGATAAGCGTCGGGGATCCGATCCTCGTCGAACGGGCAATCCTGCTGGCCTGGGTCATCGCCGCGGTGACCCTCGTGCTGGGGAACACGGTCGCGTTGGTGCAGACAAACCTGAAGCGGCTGTTCGCCTACTCGTCGATCGCCCACGCCGGGTACTTGATGATCGGCGTCGCGACGGCCTTTGCGAGGGTGGAAGACCCGTCCGCGATCGGACCGTATTCGGGTACCGAGGGGATCCTTTTCTACCTGGCGGCCTATGCCCTGATGACTCTCGGCGCCTTCGGGGTGATCCTCTATCTCGACAGCGTCGGGGAACGTGCCGAGACGATCGACGACCTGTCCGGCCTGTCTAGGACCCGACCGTTATTGAGTCTGGCGATGGCCCTCTGCCTGTTCAGCCTGGCCGGTGTGCCCCCGCTAGCGGGGTTCTGGGGGAAATTCACCATCTTCACGGCCGCCTGGTCGGCCGAGCCGGTCGCCGGGATCCCCTCCCTCCGGGCGCTGGCCGTGATCGGCGTGATCAATGCGGCGATCGGGGCCTTTTACTACCTGAGGATCGTCGCGGCGATCTACTATGGCACACCCGCCGAGTCGACCTCGACCGGACGCGACCGTGCCCCGTGGCCGACGGCGTTGGCCGTCGGAGTCTGTGCGGTCCTCAGCCTGGTCTTCGGGTTGATCCCGGGGCCGATCCAATCCGCCAGCCGGAGTTCCGCCGTGGCATCGATCCGCCTACCGCAGCCGGCAGTAGACGCCGAGGAGGAATCCGTCGCCCTGGTCGACCCGGCGGATTGA
- the nuoK gene encoding NADH-quinone oxidoreductase subunit NuoK — MIDPTFPFEYLSNYLIIGAALLALGMLGFLSRRNLIVMFLSAEMMLQGVALTLVGFSRFHGNWTGQIFTIVMLTVAASEAALALALILVLFNRIGSLDVTLWQGLRETGLPETVDAGEAEPYEPIPGPESYPHLTPSGVEPPHPRQPWEQRRG; from the coding sequence ATGATCGACCCGACCTTCCCATTCGAATACCTGAGTAACTATCTGATCATCGGCGCGGCGTTGCTGGCCCTCGGCATGCTCGGGTTCCTCTCCCGAAGGAACCTGATCGTCATGTTCCTCTCGGCCGAGATGATGCTGCAGGGGGTGGCCTTGACCCTCGTCGGCTTCAGCCGATTCCACGGCAATTGGACCGGTCAGATCTTCACGATCGTCATGCTGACCGTGGCGGCTAGCGAGGCGGCCCTGGCCTTGGCCTTGATCCTGGTCCTGTTCAATCGGATCGGATCGCTCGACGTGACGCTCTGGCAGGGGCTCCGGGAAACCGGACTCCCCGAAACGGTTGATGCCGGTGAGGCCGAGCCGTACGAGCCCATCCCCGGACCCGAGAGCTACCCGCACCTCACCCCCTCCGGCGTGGAACCGCCGCACCCACGCCAGCCCTGGGAGCAACGCCGTGGCTGA
- a CDS encoding complex I subunit 4 family protein, which yields MATLLVVTVLLPLLGGLGLLLAPRLDHTAARWVALGTTLVTLAFSLVLVAAFQIDDAGVQFAFRGSDGSLGIPWVSVGAGSGIRFALGLDGIALSLFALTTLLLVTSVFSSWSSIVARAPAYYALLLFLETGLLGLFASLDVVLFYIFFEFTLIPLFFIVGIYGGPERRRASITFFLYTLAGSLLTLLGVIALVVVHHSNAAPQVLTFSIPELTEGLSQLRWPEWSDTRSLVGSVSFPAFLLQPQVLIFLLLFAGFAIKVPLFPFHTWLPLAHVEAPTAGSVLLAGVLLKVGGYGFLRFNLGMVPGGAAVLAPFLVTIAVIGIIYGALTALAQSDVKRLVAYSSVSHMGFIALGLFSMTLVSVDGAVLQMINHGLTTGALFACVGILYERYHTREMGRMGGVWERLPLFAFLLILASLGSAAVPGLNGFVGEFPILAGTYSRFPSAAVIGALGIILGAYYLFVMLQKVVFGPLVEPVVDDHGQHAEVPPIRWYEIAGLTPLLVLIVLIGIYPKPFYDRITPSVESIVARFPDADADPITEPIQTVSDPGEGVTPRALLAAPAQVIAP from the coding sequence ATGGCGACGCTCTTGGTGGTCACGGTCCTGCTTCCCCTGCTCGGCGGCCTCGGGCTGCTGCTGGCGCCGAGGCTCGACCACACTGCGGCCCGGTGGGTCGCCCTGGGGACGACGCTCGTCACACTGGCGTTCTCCCTCGTGCTGGTCGCTGCCTTCCAGATCGACGATGCGGGGGTGCAATTCGCCTTTCGGGGATCGGATGGCAGCCTCGGGATCCCCTGGGTCTCGGTCGGAGCCGGTTCGGGCATCCGCTTCGCCCTCGGGCTCGACGGCATCGCCCTCTCGTTGTTCGCCCTGACGACCCTGCTCCTGGTCACCTCGGTCTTCAGCTCGTGGTCTTCGATCGTGGCGAGGGCACCGGCGTATTACGCGTTGCTGCTTTTCCTGGAGACGGGACTTCTGGGGCTGTTCGCCAGCCTCGACGTCGTCCTGTTCTACATCTTCTTCGAGTTCACGCTCATCCCCCTCTTCTTCATCGTCGGCATCTACGGCGGCCCCGAGCGGAGGAGGGCGTCGATCACGTTCTTCCTGTACACGCTCGCGGGGAGCCTGCTGACGCTACTGGGGGTCATCGCCCTGGTGGTCGTTCATCACTCGAATGCAGCCCCCCAGGTGCTCACCTTCTCGATCCCCGAGCTGACCGAGGGGCTTTCCCAGCTCCGGTGGCCTGAATGGTCGGACACGCGCAGCTTGGTCGGGTCCGTGTCGTTCCCCGCCTTCCTCCTGCAGCCGCAGGTCCTGATTTTCCTGCTCCTCTTCGCCGGGTTCGCGATCAAAGTGCCGCTGTTCCCGTTCCATACCTGGCTGCCGCTGGCCCACGTCGAGGCACCGACGGCCGGTTCCGTGTTGCTCGCAGGCGTTCTGCTGAAGGTCGGCGGCTACGGCTTCCTCCGGTTCAACCTCGGGATGGTCCCGGGGGGGGCCGCGGTGTTGGCCCCATTCCTGGTGACGATCGCAGTGATCGGCATCATCTATGGGGCGTTGACTGCCCTGGCCCAGTCGGACGTGAAGCGGCTGGTCGCCTACAGCTCGGTTAGCCACATGGGTTTCATCGCGCTGGGGCTCTTCTCGATGACCCTGGTGAGCGTCGATGGCGCGGTCCTGCAGATGATCAACCACGGCCTGACGACGGGGGCGCTGTTCGCCTGCGTCGGGATCCTCTATGAACGTTACCACACCCGGGAAATGGGACGGATGGGGGGAGTCTGGGAGCGCCTGCCCCTGTTCGCCTTCCTGCTGATCCTCGCTTCGCTGGGCTCGGCGGCCGTGCCGGGGCTGAACGGGTTCGTCGGCGAGTTCCCGATCCTCGCCGGCACCTATTCCCGTTTCCCGTCTGCGGCCGTCATCGGTGCGCTCGGGATTATCCTGGGCGCCTACTACCTGTTCGTCATGCTCCAGAAGGTCGTCTTCGGCCCACTGGTCGAGCCGGTGGTCGATGATCATGGCCAACACGCGGAGGTCCCCCCGATCCGCTGGTACGAAATCGCGGGCCTGACGCCGCTCTTGGTGCTCATCGTCCTCATCGGCATCTATCCGAAGCCGTTTTATGACCGGATCACGCCGTCGGTCGAGTCGATCGTCGCTCGGTTCCCCGATGCCGATGCCGATCCGATCACCGAACCGATCCAGACTGTCTCCGACCCGGGCGAGGGCGTCACCCCCCGGGCCCTTCTCGCCGCACCGGCGCAGGTGATCGCCCCATGA
- the nuoL gene encoding NADH-quinone oxidoreductase subunit L — MAESLIRNVWLIPLLPLLGGLIAFVGGRRLNGWNHIPVIAGIGLSFLLSTVILLGMEGATETEVYSWIGIEGQSDSPSPSASPDDPRDWSLAVPIEFRVDGLTIMMLGMVTFVASLVAIFAAGYMVGDPGYPRFFFVFGLFVFSMTGLVSSSNFLLTYAFWEGVGVCSYLLVGFWHAKPAAADAAKKAFMVNRVGDFGFAIALFILWTYAPNHDLSYSNILTLETRDLLAGTELFLGQSALFWVVVLLFWGATAKSAQIPLYVWLPDAMEGPTPVSALIHAATMVTAGVYLLARTSLLLAAEPGIQLVVAVIGCATALLAALIALTQTDLKRVLAYSTISQIGYMFMGIGAGVGHVAQFAIIAALFHLFTHAFFKALLFLGSGSVMHAMGGVIDMRRFSGLRHRLPFTHATFAIGALTLAGFPLLSGFFSKDEILAALKAASHDEHVANGGVYSGIYWLATLTALLTAFYTGRAYFLTFWGPEKLPSPDDPEAIVGDSHPGGGARATSDVAAYGVDTPAPESPDLARYEAAMGHHRTEVYVEPSGSEAAPGRPAGLTSPTEGTPHDPSPQSAHGHGHDDHHDGHDSHFGHESPPIMTVPLMVLAGCSILVGLVFGPTHWFAHLVEETATYELLEHGEHAFDWATAVTGSVAGLIGLGLAALMYARRTEIPAKISGAIRPLAKASLDKFYVDEAYAFVVVAPTRLLATVCRYFDVYVIDGLVRLVAYLPKLVGGDALRPIQNGLIQSYAVVTAMGVALLLIALMFVG; from the coding sequence GTGGCTGAGTCGCTGATCCGCAACGTCTGGCTGATCCCGCTCCTCCCCCTGCTGGGCGGGCTCATCGCCTTCGTCGGCGGCCGGCGCCTCAACGGGTGGAACCACATCCCGGTGATCGCCGGCATCGGCCTGTCGTTCCTCCTGTCGACCGTGATCCTGCTGGGGATGGAAGGCGCGACCGAGACCGAGGTCTATTCCTGGATCGGCATCGAGGGCCAGTCGGACTCTCCCTCACCCTCGGCGTCGCCCGACGACCCGCGGGACTGGTCACTCGCGGTCCCGATCGAGTTCCGGGTCGACGGCCTCACGATCATGATGCTCGGGATGGTCACCTTCGTCGCCTCGCTGGTGGCCATCTTCGCCGCCGGTTACATGGTTGGCGACCCGGGATATCCGCGCTTCTTCTTCGTCTTCGGCCTCTTCGTCTTCTCGATGACCGGACTCGTCTCGTCGAGTAACTTCCTGCTCACTTATGCTTTCTGGGAAGGCGTGGGGGTCTGCAGCTACCTGCTGGTCGGCTTCTGGCACGCCAAGCCGGCCGCGGCCGACGCGGCCAAGAAGGCGTTCATGGTGAACCGGGTCGGCGACTTCGGCTTCGCCATCGCGTTGTTCATCCTCTGGACTTACGCCCCGAACCACGACCTGAGCTACTCCAACATCCTGACCCTTGAGACGCGAGACCTCCTGGCCGGGACGGAATTGTTCCTCGGCCAGTCTGCCTTGTTCTGGGTCGTGGTCCTCCTGTTCTGGGGGGCGACGGCCAAGAGCGCCCAGATCCCGCTCTACGTCTGGCTCCCCGACGCGATGGAGGGTCCGACCCCGGTCTCCGCGCTGATCCACGCGGCGACGATGGTCACCGCGGGCGTCTACCTGCTCGCCCGGACGAGCTTGCTCCTCGCGGCGGAACCCGGGATCCAGCTGGTCGTCGCCGTCATCGGATGCGCGACTGCGTTGCTGGCCGCGTTGATCGCCCTGACCCAGACCGACCTCAAGCGGGTCCTCGCTTACTCGACCATCAGCCAGATCGGCTACATGTTCATGGGGATCGGGGCCGGAGTGGGGCACGTCGCCCAGTTCGCGATCATCGCCGCGCTCTTCCACCTCTTCACCCACGCCTTCTTCAAGGCGTTACTGTTCCTCGGCTCGGGTTCGGTGATGCACGCCATGGGGGGCGTCATCGACATGAGGCGGTTCAGCGGCCTACGCCATCGCCTCCCCTTCACGCATGCGACCTTCGCGATCGGGGCACTCACCCTGGCCGGATTTCCGCTCCTGTCGGGTTTTTTCAGCAAGGACGAGATCCTCGCGGCATTGAAGGCGGCGAGCCACGATGAGCACGTGGCCAACGGCGGCGTCTACTCGGGGATCTATTGGCTCGCGACGCTCACGGCGTTGTTGACCGCCTTCTACACGGGTCGGGCCTACTTCCTCACCTTCTGGGGACCCGAGAAGCTACCGAGCCCCGACGATCCCGAGGCGATCGTGGGGGACAGCCACCCCGGTGGGGGTGCACGGGCGACCTCGGACGTCGCGGCCTACGGCGTCGACACTCCGGCCCCCGAGTCGCCCGATTTGGCCCGATACGAGGCGGCGATGGGGCACCACAGGACCGAGGTTTATGTGGAGCCATCGGGGTCCGAGGCGGCCCCGGGGCGGCCGGCCGGACTGACGTCCCCGACCGAAGGGACCCCTCACGATCCCTCTCCGCAGTCCGCTCACGGGCATGGGCACGACGACCATCACGATGGACATGATTCGCACTTTGGGCACGAATCGCCGCCGATCATGACGGTCCCGCTCATGGTCCTGGCGGGGTGCTCGATCCTGGTCGGCCTGGTCTTCGGCCCGACGCATTGGTTCGCCCACCTCGTCGAGGAGACAGCCACCTACGAACTGCTCGAGCATGGCGAGCACGCGTTCGACTGGGCCACCGCCGTTACCGGGTCCGTCGCGGGGCTCATCGGTCTCGGCCTCGCCGCCCTGATGTATGCCCGGAGGACCGAAATCCCGGCCAAGATCTCTGGCGCGATCCGTCCGCTGGCGAAGGCGTCACTGGACAAGTTCTACGTGGACGAGGCGTACGCCTTCGTCGTGGTCGCGCCCACCCGGCTACTCGCGACCGTCTGCCGCTACTTCGATGTCTATGTCATCGACGGCCTCGTCAGGCTCGTGGCGTACCTCCCCAAGTTGGTCGGGGGCGACGCCCTGCGGCCGATCCAGAACGGTCTAATCCAGTCCTATGCCGTGGTGACGGCGATGGGCGTCGCCCTGCTGCTGATCGCCCTGATGTTCGTCGGCTGA
- a CDS encoding NADH-quinone oxidoreductase subunit J family protein, with product MSLLDTRDLGLIAAIVTLGWVGVWLLLPHRHGGVKSARVYGVGALLGGIALLMILPFLTPPGDLLVGGFFYAFSTLALVGAVLMITSRNPVNSALWFAVVVLSSSGLFLLAGAQFLAAGTVIVYAGAIIVTFLFVIMLAQSHGQAVYDRAARRPLAASLTGMLLLGALLASIVATGTNPRDEGESPLLSSRTSIATIARPVADPVDLVVSQAVPETSRLPGLREPGETPAHVAGLGASLFTDHLLTVQVIGLLLFVALIGAVAIATPKSPIRPDRSTATASPGPAS from the coding sequence GTGAGCCTGCTCGACACGAGGGATCTGGGCCTCATCGCGGCGATCGTCACGCTCGGCTGGGTCGGAGTCTGGTTGCTCCTTCCGCACCGCCACGGCGGCGTGAAGTCGGCCCGGGTCTACGGGGTCGGCGCTCTGCTCGGCGGCATCGCCCTGCTCATGATCCTCCCGTTCCTCACCCCGCCCGGGGATTTGCTCGTGGGGGGCTTCTTCTACGCGTTCAGCACCCTGGCGCTGGTCGGGGCCGTCCTGATGATTACCTCCAGAAATCCGGTGAACTCGGCGTTGTGGTTCGCGGTGGTCGTCCTTTCCAGCTCGGGCCTTTTCCTCCTGGCAGGGGCCCAGTTCCTCGCCGCCGGGACGGTGATCGTCTATGCCGGGGCGATCATCGTCACCTTCCTGTTCGTGATCATGCTCGCCCAGTCGCACGGCCAAGCCGTCTACGACCGGGCCGCCCGTCGTCCCCTGGCGGCATCATTGACCGGCATGCTCCTGCTCGGGGCGCTCCTAGCCTCGATCGTCGCGACCGGGACGAACCCAAGGGATGAGGGCGAGTCGCCGTTGCTGAGCAGCCGCACATCGATCGCGACGATCGCCCGCCCTGTGGCCGACCCCGTCGATCTGGTCGTCTCCCAGGCCGTCCCAGAAACCTCCCGACTGCCCGGGCTTCGGGAACCGGGGGAGACCCCTGCTCACGTCGCCGGGCTGGGGGCCTCGCTCTTCACCGATCACCTGCTCACCGTCCAGGTGATCGGCCTGCTCCTCTTCGTCGCCCTGATCGGCGCCGTGGCGATCGCGACCCCAAAATCCCCAATCCGACCCGACCGATCGACCGCGACCGCCTCACCCGGCCCGGCCTCCTGA